One window of Akkermansia biwaensis genomic DNA carries:
- a CDS encoding tetratricopeptide repeat protein, translating to MKDLLEWSPLFLVLLAGGALWLYSKWQLRKVDRSLKELWGSIIRKAESGDAYSQFQAGRMYQKGNGVSRDAVLADEWFHKALPGLNREANAGDRDAAFCLYECFREGLAVQKDDAKALLWLQRAAEQEEPEAMFALALEYREWGLVEKNDALFMHWLRKAAEEGDEADAQYLLGACYEHGNGVPQDLNLAREWYERAAGSLSFGAEDALERLKGS from the coding sequence TTGAAAGATCTTTTGGAGTGGAGTCCCCTCTTTCTGGTACTTCTGGCAGGGGGAGCGCTGTGGCTGTATTCCAAGTGGCAGCTCAGGAAGGTGGACAGATCGTTGAAGGAGTTATGGGGGAGCATTATCCGGAAGGCTGAGTCGGGCGATGCGTATTCCCAGTTTCAGGCGGGACGCATGTACCAGAAGGGAAATGGCGTTTCCAGGGATGCCGTATTGGCGGATGAGTGGTTTCACAAGGCGCTTCCCGGATTGAATCGGGAGGCCAATGCCGGAGACAGGGACGCCGCCTTTTGCCTGTACGAGTGTTTCAGAGAAGGGTTGGCTGTGCAGAAAGATGACGCCAAGGCTCTGCTCTGGCTTCAGCGCGCCGCGGAACAGGAGGAGCCGGAGGCCATGTTTGCGCTGGCTCTGGAATACCGGGAATGGGGGCTGGTGGAGAAGAATGACGCTTTATTCATGCATTGGCTGAGAAAAGCGGCGGAGGAAGGGGACGAGGCAGATGCCCAGTACCTGCTGGGCGCCTGTTATGAACACGGTAACGGAGTACCGCAGGACTTGAACCTTGCACGGGAATGGTATGAACGTGCGGCAGGCAGTCTGTCATTCGGCGCCGAGGATGCCTTGGAACGGCTGAAGGGTTCCTAG
- the rpe gene encoding ribulose-phosphate 3-epimerase — protein sequence MTMIAPSLLAADFSRIGEEARRAFEAGADWLHLDIMDGHFVDNISFGPEICAAVRKAVGPDRFLDAHLMIERPDHYFGRFVKAGVNLICFHVELGDEYYIRNTLKRIRRAGVKNGLAVNPATPFETLLPFLGEIDLLLVMSVVPGFGGQSFMPSVLDKVVKAAEWRADHQASFLIQMDGGIGKNNADQCALAGADVLVAGSSTFKAADMAQAIAEMK from the coding sequence ATGACCATGATCGCCCCGTCACTGCTGGCCGCCGACTTCTCCAGAATAGGGGAAGAGGCGCGCCGCGCCTTTGAAGCAGGAGCCGACTGGCTGCACCTGGACATCATGGACGGCCACTTTGTGGACAACATCTCCTTTGGTCCTGAAATCTGCGCCGCCGTCAGAAAGGCGGTGGGACCGGACCGTTTTCTGGATGCCCACCTGATGATCGAACGGCCGGACCACTACTTTGGCCGTTTTGTCAAAGCGGGCGTCAACCTCATCTGCTTCCATGTGGAACTGGGGGATGAATACTACATCCGCAACACTCTCAAGCGCATCCGCAGGGCGGGCGTGAAAAACGGGCTGGCCGTCAATCCGGCTACTCCCTTTGAAACCCTGCTTCCGTTCCTGGGAGAAATAGACCTGCTGCTGGTCATGTCCGTGGTGCCCGGTTTCGGCGGACAATCCTTCATGCCCTCCGTCCTGGACAAGGTAGTGAAAGCCGCGGAATGGAGAGCAGACCACCAGGCATCCTTCCTGATTCAGATGGACGGCGGCATTGGCAAAAACAATGCCGACCAGTGCGCATTGGCGGGAGCGGACGTTCTGGTGGCGGGTTCCTCCACCTTCAAGGCCGCGGACATGGCCCAGGCTATTGCGGAAATGAAATAA
- a CDS encoding sulfatase, producing the protein MKFTVCFLSAACGVLSLLAGASAQNSSHAVSGKKPNIIVFLVDDMGWQDTSVPFWTDEKGQPVKTFLNKRYRTPNMEKLAAQGMTFTDAYAHPLCTPSRVSLMSGMNPSRHRVTNWVRQQNQTTDQNSKNLQPPDWALNGLQPVGTPAKGVTKRPISGEDMHYNMTRPFATAITLPQLLKKCGYVTVHCGKAHFGTQGTPGSNPLNMGFDYNIAGTEIGHPADYRGSKHYGKGFNHVRGLDENNYYQDDVFLTEALTQEAIKRLEAIRNNPKEAGKPFYLYLAQYALHSPLDERAYDKRFADAYKDPQDGHAWSPREKHYSGLIEGMDKSLGDIMKYLKDNNLDKNTVLVFMSDNGGLAISGRLGNVDSNYPLSFGKGGCMEGGIREPMIISWPGVTKGGARCSVPVIIDDFLPTLLDMAGCRNLKTPQKLDGLSLVPLLKGAQFPADRPLLFHQPNNWGEGSRQATQYGASTALRRGDWKLIYRHVDQSFELYNLRKDISEKNNLASAEPKKVKEMASMMGRLLRERKALMPTYKKGNSLGVAEGTSVPWPDQVK; encoded by the coding sequence ATGAAGTTCACAGTCTGTTTCCTCTCCGCCGCCTGCGGCGTACTCTCCCTGCTTGCAGGGGCGTCGGCCCAGAATTCCTCCCATGCCGTTTCCGGAAAAAAGCCCAATATCATTGTTTTCCTGGTGGATGACATGGGATGGCAGGATACGTCCGTGCCGTTCTGGACGGATGAAAAGGGCCAGCCGGTCAAGACTTTCCTGAACAAGCGCTACCGGACGCCGAACATGGAGAAACTGGCCGCCCAGGGCATGACGTTTACGGATGCGTATGCGCACCCCCTCTGCACGCCGTCGCGCGTAAGCCTGATGTCCGGCATGAATCCGAGCCGCCACCGGGTTACCAACTGGGTCAGGCAGCAAAACCAGACGACAGACCAGAATAGCAAGAATCTCCAGCCGCCGGACTGGGCCCTCAACGGTCTTCAGCCAGTCGGAACGCCCGCCAAGGGAGTGACGAAGCGCCCCATTTCCGGAGAGGACATGCACTACAACATGACCCGTCCCTTCGCCACGGCAATCACGCTGCCCCAGCTGCTGAAAAAGTGCGGCTATGTGACCGTGCACTGCGGGAAGGCCCATTTCGGCACGCAGGGAACGCCAGGCTCCAACCCGCTGAACATGGGGTTTGACTACAATATTGCCGGTACGGAAATCGGACATCCGGCGGATTATCGCGGCTCCAAGCATTACGGAAAGGGTTTCAACCATGTGCGCGGACTGGATGAAAATAATTATTACCAGGACGACGTGTTCCTGACGGAGGCGCTGACCCAGGAGGCCATCAAGAGGCTGGAGGCCATCAGGAACAATCCCAAGGAAGCGGGAAAGCCCTTCTATCTGTACCTGGCCCAGTATGCCCTTCATTCCCCGCTGGATGAACGCGCGTATGACAAGAGGTTTGCGGATGCCTATAAAGACCCGCAGGACGGTCACGCGTGGTCGCCGAGGGAAAAACATTACTCCGGCCTGATCGAAGGGATGGACAAGAGCCTGGGGGACATCATGAAATACTTGAAGGACAACAATCTGGATAAAAATACGGTGTTAGTGTTCATGTCTGACAACGGGGGGCTGGCCATCTCCGGAAGGCTTGGCAACGTGGATTCCAATTATCCGCTTTCCTTCGGCAAAGGAGGGTGCATGGAGGGCGGCATCCGTGAGCCGATGATTATTTCCTGGCCGGGAGTCACCAAGGGAGGTGCCCGGTGCTCCGTGCCGGTCATTATTGACGATTTTCTGCCAACGCTGCTCGATATGGCGGGATGCAGGAATTTGAAAACACCGCAGAAGCTGGACGGCCTCAGCCTGGTGCCCCTGCTGAAAGGGGCGCAATTCCCCGCCGACCGTCCCCTTTTGTTCCACCAGCCCAACAACTGGGGGGAAGGCAGCCGCCAGGCAACGCAGTACGGCGCTTCCACCGCACTGCGGCGTGGTGACTGGAAGTTGATTTACCGTCACGTGGACCAGAGTTTTGAATTGTACAATCTGCGGAAGGATATTAGCGAAAAGAATAACCTGGCTTCCGCGGAACCGAAGAAAGTGAAGGAGATGGCTTCCATGATGGGCAGGCTGCTCCGGGAGAGGAAGGCTCTGATGCCCACTTACAAGAAAGGAAATTCCCTGGGAGTTGCCGAGGGCACGTCAGTGCCGTGGCCTGACCAGGTGAAGTAA
- a CDS encoding HAD family hydrolase — MNKRVDLPEKKYEGYIFDLDGTLVDSMPLHYKAWRKALARAGAPESVFREDEFYSCGGKSANDVVYFLNERYGLVLDAESTAADKRRIYLEMLEQEGMQPIGEVLEFVHSLGDAPKAIATGSAIPGARRTLAAAGLTGLFDVILTPEDVEHGKPAPDMFLLAAERLGAAPSRCVVFEDAVPGIAAAAAAGMDCVRVRRTSLS; from the coding sequence ATGAACAAGCGCGTGGATTTGCCTGAGAAAAAATATGAAGGATATATTTTTGACCTGGACGGCACTCTTGTGGACAGCATGCCCCTCCACTACAAGGCATGGCGCAAGGCCCTGGCCCGCGCAGGAGCTCCCGAATCCGTCTTCCGGGAGGATGAATTCTACTCCTGCGGCGGAAAATCCGCCAATGACGTGGTGTACTTCCTGAATGAACGCTACGGACTGGTGCTGGATGCGGAATCCACCGCGGCGGACAAGCGCCGCATTTATCTGGAAATGCTGGAGCAGGAAGGCATGCAGCCCATCGGGGAAGTGCTGGAATTCGTGCACTCCCTGGGGGATGCCCCCAAGGCTATTGCCACGGGCAGCGCCATTCCCGGCGCGCGCCGCACCCTGGCCGCCGCCGGATTGACGGGACTGTTCGACGTGATTTTAACCCCTGAGGACGTGGAACACGGCAAACCGGCTCCGGACATGTTCCTGCTGGCCGCGGAACGGTTGGGGGCCGCCCCCTCCCGCTGCGTGGTATTTGAAGACGCCGTTCCGGGCATTGCCGCGGCTGCCGCCGCAGGCATGGACTGCGTGCGGGTGCGCAGGACGTCCCTCTCCTGA
- a CDS encoding phosphatidylserine decarboxylase produces the protein MEGISYYNRYTGRVEQEQVLGEKYLQWIYGTASGRLALHALVKRGMFSALMGWWKNRPSSAKGIPAFVEEYGINMEESLKGLGEFKHFNDFFYRRLKAGARPLSGGEETAVFPADARHMGWERADRISGVFVKGQRFDLPALLGDASLAERYAEGAVVLSRLCPTDYHRFHFPVSGIPGRWRRMGGPLASVSPYCLSRSLSWLWTNKRNLTLVQSESWGQVAMLEVGATGVGLIEETYVPEEFAARGAEKGYFAFGGSTVMCFFEPGRIRLASDLLEKTGEGMEMFARQGDMMGKSV, from the coding sequence ATGGAGGGCATAAGCTATTATAACCGTTATACGGGCCGAGTGGAGCAGGAACAGGTGCTGGGGGAGAAGTACCTCCAGTGGATTTACGGCACCGCTTCCGGGAGGCTTGCCCTGCATGCTCTGGTCAAGCGCGGCATGTTTTCCGCCTTGATGGGGTGGTGGAAGAACCGGCCTTCCAGCGCCAAAGGCATTCCCGCCTTTGTGGAGGAGTACGGCATCAACATGGAGGAGTCCCTCAAAGGGCTGGGAGAGTTTAAACATTTCAACGATTTTTTCTACCGTCGCCTGAAAGCCGGGGCGCGTCCGTTGTCCGGAGGGGAGGAGACGGCTGTTTTCCCGGCGGACGCCCGCCACATGGGCTGGGAGCGGGCAGACCGCATCAGCGGCGTTTTTGTGAAAGGCCAGCGTTTCGATCTTCCCGCGCTGCTTGGGGATGCCTCCCTGGCGGAGCGGTATGCGGAAGGCGCCGTTGTTCTTTCCCGCCTGTGCCCTACGGATTATCACCGCTTCCATTTTCCCGTTTCCGGAATTCCCGGCAGGTGGAGGAGAATGGGCGGCCCTCTGGCCAGCGTGTCTCCGTATTGCCTGAGCCGGAGCCTGTCATGGTTGTGGACGAATAAGCGGAATCTGACGCTCGTCCAGTCGGAATCCTGGGGCCAGGTGGCCATGCTGGAAGTGGGCGCCACCGGGGTGGGACTTATTGAAGAGACTTATGTTCCGGAAGAGTTTGCCGCCAGGGGGGCGGAAAAGGGATATTTTGCGTTCGGCGGCTCCACGGTGATGTGCTTTTTTGAACCGGGGAGAATCAGGCTGGCTTCCGATCTGCTGGAAAAAACGGGAGAAGGTATGGAGATGTTTGCTCGTCAGGGCGATATGATGGGTAAGTCTGTTTAA
- the leuS gene encoding leucine--tRNA ligase, translating to MSERKKPYPFDVFEPKWQQIWDERKTFKTGNPGDEGFDASRPKCYVLDMFPYPSGAGLHVGHPEGYTATDIVARFKRMNGFNVLHPMGWDSFGLPAEQYAIKTGQHPAITTFRNIDNFRRQLKMLGFSYDWDREIATTDHEYVRWTQWIFLRLYNSYYNRELKKARPVSELEAQGLTREEIDQRRLAYVAEVAVNWSPDLGTVLANEEVEEWKAKGHHVERRPLRQWMLRITDYAERLIDELEPLDWPESIKLLQRNWIGKSEGAEVDFELGGETITVYTTRPDTLFGATYMVLSPEHPLVDAVTTPERKEAVEQYRAQCASKSDLERTDLSKEKTGVFTGAHAVNPVNGEQIPVWIADYVLMGYGTGAIMAVPAHDERDFEFAGVFGLPVLQVVQPPTEDTDWRGYCGYEGTSVNSGFLTGLPTPEAKEKMILWLEERGKGRRKVNYKLRDWLFSRQRYWGEPFPIVWEDGCHRAIPENELPLLQPALDDFAPTGDPRGPLVKATEWIAYTPTAHRETNTMPQWAGSCWYYLRYLDPKNNERFVSREAEQYWMGSAGTPGGVDLYVGGTEHAVLHLLYARFWHKVLFDLGYLSTNEPFQKLVNQGLILGEDGQKMSKSRGNVVNPDDIVREYGADALRLYEMFMGPLKDVKPWATKGVEGISRFLARVWRVAFQENQEGEWEINPKLVSGAPEAAVLPVRKELHKTIKKVTDDIESMSFNTAIAKMMECTNAMTSADVVDVQDYVAFLTLLNPFAPHITEEIHARLQAAFPDVPETQLCQKNWPACDEALLVENTVPMVIQVNGKLRDKLEVPRDISREELEKLALASSKVKVFLDGVTVRKVIVVPGRLVNIVAN from the coding sequence ATGTCCGAGCGCAAGAAACCATATCCTTTTGACGTCTTTGAACCCAAATGGCAGCAGATCTGGGACGAACGGAAGACCTTCAAAACAGGCAACCCCGGGGACGAGGGATTTGACGCTTCCCGGCCCAAGTGCTACGTGCTGGACATGTTCCCCTACCCCAGCGGCGCGGGCCTCCATGTGGGACATCCGGAAGGATACACCGCCACGGACATTGTGGCGCGCTTCAAGCGCATGAACGGCTTCAACGTGCTTCACCCCATGGGCTGGGACTCCTTCGGCCTTCCCGCGGAGCAATACGCCATCAAGACCGGGCAGCATCCGGCCATCACCACCTTCCGGAACATTGACAACTTCCGCCGCCAGCTCAAGATGCTGGGCTTCTCCTATGACTGGGACCGGGAAATCGCCACGACGGACCATGAATACGTGCGCTGGACCCAGTGGATCTTTCTCCGTCTTTACAACTCCTACTACAACAGGGAACTGAAAAAGGCGCGCCCCGTCTCCGAACTGGAGGCCCAGGGCCTCACCCGCGAGGAAATCGACCAGCGACGCCTGGCCTACGTGGCGGAAGTGGCCGTGAACTGGTCCCCGGACCTGGGCACTGTGCTCGCCAATGAGGAAGTGGAGGAATGGAAAGCCAAGGGCCACCACGTGGAACGCCGCCCGCTGCGCCAGTGGATGCTGCGCATCACGGACTATGCCGAACGCCTGATTGACGAACTGGAGCCCCTGGACTGGCCGGAATCCATCAAGCTACTCCAGCGCAACTGGATAGGCAAGTCGGAAGGGGCGGAAGTGGACTTTGAGCTGGGCGGGGAAACCATCACCGTTTACACCACGAGGCCGGACACCCTCTTCGGCGCCACCTACATGGTCCTTTCCCCGGAACACCCGCTGGTGGACGCCGTCACCACACCGGAACGGAAAGAAGCCGTGGAGCAGTACCGCGCCCAGTGCGCCTCCAAGAGCGATCTGGAACGCACGGACCTTTCCAAGGAAAAAACGGGCGTCTTCACCGGCGCGCATGCCGTGAACCCGGTCAACGGAGAGCAGATTCCCGTCTGGATTGCGGACTATGTGCTGATGGGCTACGGAACCGGAGCCATCATGGCCGTTCCCGCCCACGACGAACGCGACTTCGAATTTGCCGGGGTATTCGGCCTTCCGGTCCTCCAGGTGGTGCAACCGCCCACCGAAGATACCGACTGGCGCGGCTACTGCGGATATGAGGGCACCAGCGTGAACTCCGGCTTCCTGACCGGGCTGCCCACGCCGGAGGCCAAGGAAAAAATGATCCTGTGGCTGGAAGAGCGCGGAAAGGGACGCCGCAAGGTGAACTACAAGCTGCGCGACTGGCTCTTCTCCCGCCAGCGCTACTGGGGGGAGCCCTTCCCCATCGTCTGGGAAGACGGCTGCCACCGCGCCATTCCGGAAAACGAACTTCCCCTGCTCCAGCCCGCTCTGGACGACTTCGCGCCCACGGGAGACCCCCGCGGGCCGCTGGTCAAGGCCACGGAATGGATCGCCTACACGCCCACGGCGCACCGGGAAACCAACACCATGCCCCAGTGGGCCGGCTCCTGCTGGTACTACCTGCGTTATCTGGACCCGAAAAACAACGAACGCTTCGTCAGCCGCGAGGCGGAACAATACTGGATGGGCTCCGCAGGCACGCCCGGCGGCGTGGACCTGTACGTGGGCGGCACGGAACACGCCGTGCTCCACCTGCTCTACGCCCGCTTCTGGCACAAGGTCCTCTTTGACCTGGGCTACCTCAGCACCAACGAGCCGTTCCAGAAACTCGTCAACCAGGGCCTGATCCTGGGCGAAGACGGGCAGAAAATGTCCAAGTCCCGCGGCAACGTCGTCAACCCGGACGATATCGTGCGCGAATACGGTGCGGACGCCCTGCGCCTGTATGAAATGTTCATGGGTCCGCTGAAAGACGTAAAACCCTGGGCCACCAAGGGTGTGGAAGGTATCTCCCGCTTCCTGGCCCGCGTCTGGCGCGTGGCCTTCCAGGAAAACCAGGAAGGGGAATGGGAAATCAATCCCAAGCTCGTCTCCGGAGCGCCGGAAGCCGCCGTGCTGCCCGTCCGCAAGGAACTGCACAAGACGATCAAAAAAGTGACGGACGACATTGAAAGCATGTCCTTCAACACCGCCATCGCCAAAATGATGGAATGCACCAACGCCATGACCTCCGCGGACGTAGTGGACGTGCAGGACTACGTGGCGTTCCTGACGTTGCTCAACCCGTTTGCCCCGCATATTACGGAAGAAATCCATGCACGTCTCCAGGCGGCATTCCCCGACGTGCCGGAAACGCAGCTCTGCCAGAAAAACTGGCCCGCCTGCGATGAAGCCCTGCTGGTGGAAAACACGGTGCCGATGGTCATCCAGGTCAACGGCAAGCTGCGGGACAAGCTGGAAGTGCCCAGGGACATCTCCCGGGAAGAACTGGAAAAGCTTGCCCTGGCATCTTCCAAGGTAAAAGTCTTCCTGGACGGCGTAACGGTACGAAAAGTCATCGTCGTGCCCGGCCGCCTCGTCAATATCGTAGCCAATTAA
- the rpsT gene encoding 30S ribosomal protein S20: MANTKSALKRIRQTATRTARNRATTSKLKTLRKKISTAVETADKEAAAAAYNTFSSAVDKAAKVGTIPANRAANYKSKAAKAIAKIA; this comes from the coding sequence ATGGCCAATACCAAATCCGCACTCAAGCGCATCCGTCAGACCGCAACCCGCACCGCCCGCAACCGCGCCACGACTTCCAAGCTGAAAACTCTCCGCAAGAAGATTTCCACCGCTGTTGAAACGGCTGACAAGGAAGCCGCCGCCGCCGCTTACAACACGTTTTCCTCCGCAGTTGACAAGGCCGCCAAGGTAGGCACCATCCCCGCCAACCGCGCCGCCAACTACAAGAGCAAGGCCGCCAAGGCCATCGCAAAAATCGCCTAA
- a CDS encoding 4-hydroxy-3-methylbut-2-enyl diphosphate reductase encodes MNQDSTRKARVNVRRAEVMELVEKEIQQHYQSELISHIRAAGNVYNLGHTEFFLAREFGFCNGVRRAIDIAYAARKVFPDRQIYLIGDIIHNPEVNRQLEGKGIKKLPWKHLDASYDQIVADDVVIVPAFGVPTSFMDALEEKGVQIVDTTCGDVMKVWKRVKNYASMGITSIIHGKATHEETSATASRALGEKGRGKYLVVYDLEDAAAVCDYILGKGSREAFMKRFEGCCSPGFDPDRDLEEVGIANQTTMLKTETQTLQKMIRDAIVQRDGDDDNFYVFDTICGATQDRQDALYDLLKNPLDVMFVVGGYNSSNTTHLVDIARKHVPTYFIESAESIKSIQYVDAFDTETREVRRMTTEPVVQNLGKSLKVGITAGASCPANLIEATILRIADLRK; translated from the coding sequence ATGAATCAGGACTCAACCCGCAAAGCCAGAGTGAACGTGAGACGCGCCGAGGTGATGGAACTGGTGGAGAAGGAAATCCAGCAGCATTACCAGAGCGAACTGATTTCCCACATCCGCGCCGCGGGCAATGTGTACAACCTGGGCCATACGGAATTCTTCCTGGCCAGGGAATTCGGATTCTGCAACGGCGTCCGCCGCGCCATCGACATCGCCTATGCGGCGCGCAAGGTCTTCCCGGACCGGCAGATTTACCTGATCGGCGACATCATCCACAATCCGGAGGTAAACCGCCAGCTGGAGGGGAAGGGCATTAAAAAACTTCCCTGGAAGCATCTGGACGCCTCTTATGATCAAATTGTCGCGGACGACGTGGTGATCGTTCCCGCCTTCGGCGTTCCCACCTCCTTCATGGACGCGCTGGAGGAAAAGGGAGTCCAGATCGTGGATACGACCTGCGGAGACGTCATGAAAGTGTGGAAAAGGGTGAAAAACTACGCCTCCATGGGCATCACCTCCATCATTCACGGCAAAGCCACCCATGAGGAAACCAGCGCGACGGCTTCCCGCGCCCTGGGTGAAAAGGGCAGGGGAAAATACCTGGTGGTTTATGACCTGGAGGATGCCGCCGCCGTATGCGACTACATCCTCGGCAAAGGCAGCCGGGAAGCCTTCATGAAACGGTTTGAAGGCTGCTGTTCCCCCGGATTTGACCCGGACCGCGATCTGGAGGAAGTGGGCATCGCCAACCAGACGACCATGCTCAAGACGGAAACCCAGACGCTCCAGAAAATGATCAGGGACGCCATCGTCCAGCGCGACGGCGACGACGACAACTTCTATGTGTTCGACACCATTTGCGGCGCTACCCAGGACCGTCAGGACGCGCTGTACGATCTCTTGAAAAACCCCTTGGACGTGATGTTTGTGGTGGGCGGCTACAATAGCTCCAATACCACGCATCTGGTGGACATCGCCAGGAAACACGTTCCCACCTACTTCATTGAATCCGCTGAAAGCATCAAATCCATCCAGTATGTGGACGCCTTTGATACGGAAACGCGGGAAGTCCGGAGAATGACCACGGAACCCGTAGTGCAGAATCTGGGCAAATCCCTGAAAGTGGGCATTACGGCGGGAGCCTCGTGCCCGGCCAACCTGATTGAGGCAACTATCCTGCGCATTGCAGACCTCCGCAAATAG
- the ilvB gene encoding biosynthetic-type acetolactate synthase large subunit, whose protein sequence is MTGAEVLVECLVREGVDVVFAYPGGASMPIHQALSHQPKIRTILPRHEQGGAFGAEGYGRVTGKVGVCISTSGPGATNMITSIADAYLDSTPLVAITAQVMRSLIGRGAFQETDVFGMTAPIVKHSYLVTEPEELPRIMKEAFYIASTGRPGPVVIDMPKDVQEAVFTPDFDMEMDLPGYNPVLPVPAEELEALIPLIENASRPVIYAGGGIITAEASADLLEFAERTQIPVATTLMGIGAMPETHPLSLRWLGMHGAVFANNAVNEADLVIALAARFDDRVTGAVSMFCPDSTIVHIDIDACEINKNKKVAHPIRANVKDALGVLNAALAGKGWERKSSGFTRTPEWFKTIEGWKEQYPFSYEDRKGYIAPQSVIEELYRQTADKDPIICTGVGQHQMFAAQFFKFDKPRRLATSGGLGTMGYGLPAAMGACLAYPDKLVVNIDGDGSMLMNIQELATIHVERMPVKCIILNNQHLGMVVQWEDLKYDSNRAQTFLADPHDDYDPTHKTEDIIYPNYPLICAGFGVKCERVLRIEELPAAITRMIESPEAYVLDVMVPHDVHVLPMILGGMSYKDVILERIAGDGTAKKASELGKEIPTAL, encoded by the coding sequence ATGACAGGAGCCGAAGTGCTCGTGGAATGCCTCGTGCGTGAAGGTGTAGACGTCGTCTTTGCCTATCCCGGCGGCGCCAGCATGCCGATTCACCAGGCCCTGAGCCATCAGCCCAAAATCCGGACCATCCTCCCCCGCCACGAACAGGGCGGCGCGTTTGGAGCGGAAGGCTACGGCCGTGTTACGGGCAAGGTGGGCGTCTGTATCTCCACTTCCGGCCCCGGCGCCACCAACATGATCACCTCCATTGCGGACGCCTATCTGGACTCCACGCCCCTGGTGGCCATCACCGCGCAGGTCATGCGCTCCCTGATCGGCCGCGGAGCCTTCCAGGAAACGGACGTGTTCGGCATGACCGCCCCCATCGTGAAGCACAGTTACCTGGTCACGGAACCGGAAGAACTGCCCCGCATCATGAAGGAAGCCTTTTACATCGCTTCCACGGGCCGTCCCGGCCCTGTGGTGATTGACATGCCCAAGGACGTGCAGGAAGCCGTCTTCACTCCGGACTTCGACATGGAAATGGACCTCCCCGGCTACAACCCGGTGCTGCCCGTTCCCGCGGAAGAGCTGGAAGCCCTCATCCCCCTCATTGAAAACGCCAGCCGTCCCGTCATCTATGCCGGCGGCGGCATCATCACCGCGGAAGCCTCCGCGGACCTGCTGGAATTCGCGGAACGCACCCAGATTCCCGTGGCAACTACCCTGATGGGCATCGGGGCCATGCCGGAAACTCACCCGCTCTCCCTCCGCTGGCTGGGCATGCACGGAGCCGTGTTTGCCAACAATGCCGTGAATGAAGCGGACCTGGTCATCGCCCTGGCCGCACGCTTTGACGACCGTGTGACGGGAGCCGTCAGCATGTTCTGTCCGGACTCCACTATCGTCCACATTGACATTGACGCGTGCGAGATCAACAAAAACAAAAAAGTCGCCCATCCCATCCGCGCCAATGTGAAGGACGCCCTCGGCGTTCTCAACGCGGCCCTGGCAGGGAAGGGGTGGGAACGCAAATCCTCCGGCTTCACCCGTACGCCGGAATGGTTCAAGACGATCGAAGGCTGGAAGGAACAGTACCCCTTCTCCTATGAAGACCGCAAGGGCTACATCGCTCCGCAGTCCGTGATTGAGGAACTCTACCGCCAGACGGCGGACAAGGACCCCATCATCTGCACCGGCGTGGGCCAGCACCAGATGTTCGCCGCCCAGTTCTTCAAATTTGACAAGCCCCGCCGCCTGGCCACGTCCGGCGGCCTGGGCACCATGGGTTACGGCCTCCCCGCCGCCATGGGCGCCTGCCTAGCCTATCCGGACAAGCTGGTCGTCAACATAGACGGAGATGGCTCCATGCTCATGAACATTCAGGAGCTGGCGACCATCCACGTGGAGCGTATGCCCGTCAAATGCATCATCCTGAACAACCAGCATCTGGGCATGGTAGTACAGTGGGAAGACCTGAAGTACGACTCCAACCGCGCGCAGACCTTCCTGGCGGACCCGCACGACGACTACGACCCCACCCACAAGACGGAAGATATCATCTACCCGAATTATCCGCTCATCTGCGCCGGGTTCGGCGTCAAATGCGAGCGTGTGCTCCGCATTGAGGAACTTCCCGCAGCAATCACCCGCATGATTGAATCCCCGGAGGCATACGTTCTGGACGTGATGGTTCCCCATGACGTGCATGTTCTGCCGATGATTCTGGGCGGCATGAGTTACAAGGACGTGATCCTGGAACGCATCGCCGGCGACGGTACTGCCAAAAAAGCGTCCGAACTCGGCAAGGAAATCCCGACCGCCCTGTAG